The following proteins come from a genomic window of Pararhodobacter sp.:
- the mrdA gene encoding penicillin-binding protein 2 gives MKRPPKEAEESARKISRRAALLGGVQLAFAGVLVLRMRSLQLGQAEEYRLLAEENRINIRLLPPSRGLILDRNGAVLAGNVQNYRIVLVREDAGDARPALDRLAQLIALSEEDIIRAEREIMRHRPFVPVTIIDQLNWEEVARVAANAPALPGITPEVGLTRFYPFGADFAHSVGYVGPVSERDLAARENPDPLLMIPRFQIGKIGVEREMEEHLRGSAGHRRIEVNAVGREMRELDRQEGDPGVNVQLTLDRQLQAFCLARLGEESASAVVMEIASGNILALASAPSFDANLFVRGISVADYAGLRDNDHRPMSNKAVQGAYPPGSTFKMVTALAAYEDGLATPEERIFCPGHLEVSGRRFHCWNRGGHGRVNLISALAESCDVYFYEMAQRVGIDSINAMSERLGLGVRYDLPLSGVSSGLNPSREWKRERRDAEWVVGDTINASIGQGFVLTTPLQLAVMTARLATNRAILPRLVHTIDDVEQPIPEQPTLGLSAAALAQVRRGMWEVSNGNRGTAYSSRIVDAALQMAGKTGTSQVFSITTAEREAGIRRQDQLAWNRRDHALFVAFAPAETPRYAVSVVVEHGGGGSSVAAPIARDIILAAQNGGLPPLEAYPQSQRNRIKSMIREITDRIGPAADPHARRSRA, from the coding sequence ATGAAACGCCCGCCAAAGGAAGCCGAAGAAAGCGCCCGCAAGATTTCGCGGCGCGCGGCGCTGCTGGGCGGCGTGCAACTGGCGTTTGCCGGCGTGCTGGTGCTGCGGATGCGCTCGTTGCAATTGGGTCAGGCCGAGGAATACCGGCTTCTGGCCGAGGAAAACCGCATCAACATCCGGCTTTTGCCGCCCTCTCGCGGGCTGATCCTGGATCGCAATGGCGCGGTGCTGGCCGGAAACGTGCAGAACTATCGGATCGTGCTGGTGCGCGAGGATGCCGGCGACGCGCGCCCGGCGCTGGACCGTCTGGCGCAGCTTATCGCCCTGTCGGAAGAGGACATCATCCGCGCCGAGCGTGAGATCATGCGGCATCGGCCGTTTGTTCCGGTGACGATCATCGACCAGTTGAACTGGGAAGAGGTGGCGCGGGTGGCCGCCAACGCCCCCGCCCTGCCCGGTATCACGCCCGAGGTTGGCCTGACCCGGTTCTATCCGTTTGGCGCCGATTTCGCGCATTCCGTGGGCTATGTCGGTCCGGTGTCCGAACGGGACCTTGCCGCCCGCGAGAACCCGGACCCCTTGCTGATGATCCCGCGCTTTCAGATCGGCAAGATCGGCGTCGAGCGCGAGATGGAGGAACACCTGCGCGGCAGCGCCGGGCATCGGCGCATCGAGGTGAACGCGGTTGGCCGCGAGATGCGCGAACTCGACCGCCAGGAGGGCGACCCCGGTGTGAACGTGCAACTGACGCTGGATCGCCAGTTGCAGGCCTTCTGTCTGGCGCGGCTGGGCGAGGAAAGCGCCTCGGCGGTGGTGATGGAGATCGCCAGCGGCAATATTCTGGCGCTGGCCTCGGCACCGTCATTCGATGCCAATCTGTTCGTGCGCGGCATTTCGGTGGCGGATTACGCAGGACTGCGCGACAACGACCATCGCCCGATGTCGAACAAGGCGGTGCAGGGTGCCTATCCGCCCGGCTCGACCTTCAAGATGGTCACGGCGCTGGCCGCCTACGAAGACGGTCTGGCCACCCCCGAGGAGCGGATTTTCTGCCCCGGGCATCTGGAAGTCAGCGGTCGGCGCTTTCACTGCTGGAACCGCGGGGGCCATGGCCGCGTGAACCTGATCTCGGCGCTGGCGGAAAGCTGCGATGTCTATTTTTACGAGATGGCGCAACGGGTTGGCATCGACAGCATCAACGCCATGTCCGAGCGCCTGGGGCTGGGTGTGCGCTATGATCTGCCCTTGTCCGGCGTGTCGAGCGGGCTGAACCCGTCGCGCGAATGGAAGCGTGAGCGGCGTGATGCCGAGTGGGTGGTCGGCGATACGATCAACGCCTCGATCGGGCAGGGATTTGTGCTGACCACACCGCTGCAACTGGCGGTGATGACCGCGCGCCTTGCCACCAACCGGGCGATCCTGCCGCGGCTGGTGCATACGATTGACGATGTTGAACAACCGATCCCCGAGCAACCCACGCTGGGCCTGTCGGCGGCGGCCTTGGCGCAGGTTCGGCGCGGGATGTGGGAAGTGTCGAACGGCAACCGCGGCACGGCCTATTCGTCGCGCATTGTCGATGCGGCGCTGCAAATGGCCGGGAAAACCGGCACCAGCCAGGTGTTTTCGATCACCACCGCCGAACGCGAGGCGGGCATCCGGCGGCAGGATCAACTGGCGTGGAACCGCCGCGATCACGCGCTGTTCGTGGCCTTTGCCCCCGCCGAAACGCCGCGTTACGCGGTGTCGGTTGTGGTGGAACATGGCGGCGGTGGTTCGTCGGTCGCCGCCCCTATCGCCCGCGATATCATCCTTGCCGCGCAGAATGGCGGGCTGCCCCCGCTGGAGGCCTATCCGCAGTCGCAGCGCAATCGCATTAAATCGATGATCCGCGAGATCACCGACCGTATCGGCCCTGCCGCCGATCCGCACGCCAGGCGGAGCCGCGCATGA
- the rodA gene encoding rod shape-determining protein RodA gives MSYLEYNVKHTPTGLSKVLYINWALVVLLTAVACVGFLQLYSVAGGDFDRWAEPQMERYGLALAAMFVVGFVPLWFWRSMAAIGYTVSVVLLLGVEFFGSVGMGAQRWLELGPIRLQPSEMTKITVIMAMAAYYDWLDTRRVSNPIWVAVAVLLIAVPAFLVLKQPDLGTALLILGGGGMVMFFAGVSLWYFGGVIGAGAALIALVFTSRGTSWQLLRDYQFRRIDAFLDPTLDPLGSSYHINQAMIALGSGGWSGRGFMQGTQSRLNFLPEKHTDFIFNTLAEEFGFIGSVFLLVLYIAILATCVIAAMKSKNRFASLLILGIAGNFFLYFAVNMAMVMGLAPVVGVPLPLVSYGGSAMLMILIGFGLVQSACVHRPRERA, from the coding sequence ATGAGCTATCTTGAATACAACGTCAAACACACGCCGACCGGCCTGTCCAAGGTGCTTTATATCAACTGGGCGCTGGTGGTGCTGCTGACGGCGGTGGCCTGCGTCGGTTTCCTGCAGCTGTATTCGGTGGCGGGCGGTGATTTCGACCGCTGGGCCGAGCCACAGATGGAACGCTACGGCTTGGCGCTGGCGGCGATGTTCGTCGTCGGGTTCGTGCCGCTCTGGTTCTGGCGCAGCATGGCCGCGATTGGCTATACGGTGTCGGTGGTGCTGCTGCTGGGCGTCGAGTTCTTCGGCTCGGTCGGCATGGGCGCGCAACGCTGGCTGGAACTCGGGCCGATCCGCCTGCAACCCTCGGAAATGACCAAGATCACCGTGATCATGGCGATGGCGGCCTATTACGACTGGCTTGACACGCGCCGGGTCTCGAACCCGATCTGGGTCGCGGTGGCGGTTCTCCTGATCGCCGTTCCCGCATTCCTGGTGCTCAAGCAGCCGGATCTTGGCACCGCGCTGTTGATCCTGGGTGGCGGCGGCATGGTGATGTTTTTCGCCGGCGTCAGCCTGTGGTATTTCGGCGGGGTGATCGGGGCGGGCGCGGCGTTGATTGCGCTGGTCTTCACCTCGCGCGGGACGTCCTGGCAACTGCTGCGCGACTATCAGTTCCGCCGGATCGACGCGTTTCTGGACCCGACGCTGGACCCGCTGGGCAGCTCGTATCACATCAATCAGGCGATGATCGCGCTGGGCTCGGGCGGCTGGTCGGGGCGTGGCTTCATGCAGGGCACGCAATCGCGGCTGAACTTCCTGCCCGAGAAACACACCGACTTCATCTTCAACACCCTGGCCGAGGAATTCGGCTTTATCGGCTCGGTGTTCCTGCTGGTCCTGTATATCGCGATTCTGGCGACCTGCGTGATTGCCGCGATGAAAAGCAAGAACCGCTTTGCCTCGCTGCTGATCCTGGGCATCGCGGGCAACTTTTTCCTGTATTTCGCGGTGAATATGGCGATGGTGATGGGGCTTGCCCCGGTGGTCGGGGTGCCGCTGCCGCTGGTGTCCTATGGAGGGTCGGCGATGCTGATGATCCTGATCGGCTTTGGACTGGTGCAAAGCGCCTGCGTGCATCGCCCAAGGGAGCGCGCATGA
- a CDS encoding glyoxylate/hydroxypyruvate reductase A has translation MTTILFAAGQRLWPTWEAPLRKALAEAGVEATLTLNAAPADVDVMIYAPGGDTPADFTPFVTCKLVQSLWAGVERIVTIPTLTQPLCRMVDPGLTQGMVEYVVGHVLRAHLGIDAVLAAQNGQWRPVIPPLASDRPVAMLGLGALGTACGQALAALGFEVLGWSRTAKAHDAIACHHGDAGLRAVLERAQIVVTLLPATKATDCILNEQTLAWLPRGASLINPGRGSLIDDDALLVALDSGQVAQATLDVFRTEPLPQAHPYWAHPRVTVTPHIAADTRPATAARLVAENVRRMLAGEELLHRVDRRAGY, from the coding sequence ATGACGACGATCCTGTTTGCTGCCGGGCAACGGCTTTGGCCGACATGGGAGGCACCGTTGCGCAAGGCTCTGGCCGAGGCCGGGGTGGAGGCCACGCTGACGCTGAACGCCGCGCCCGCCGATGTCGATGTGATGATCTACGCTCCCGGCGGCGATACGCCCGCTGATTTCACGCCCTTTGTTACCTGCAAACTGGTGCAGAGCCTGTGGGCCGGGGTCGAGCGGATCGTGACCATCCCGACGTTGACGCAACCCCTGTGCCGCATGGTTGATCCCGGCTTGACACAGGGCATGGTGGAATATGTCGTCGGCCATGTGCTGCGCGCCCATCTGGGGATTGACGCGGTGCTGGCGGCGCAAAACGGGCAATGGCGGCCGGTGATCCCGCCGCTGGCCTCGGATCGGCCGGTGGCGATGCTGGGGCTTGGGGCCTTGGGCACGGCTTGTGGGCAGGCGTTGGCGGCGCTGGGGTTCGAGGTTCTGGGCTGGAGCCGCACCGCGAAAGCCCATGATGCGATCGCCTGTCACCACGGCGACGCGGGTCTGCGCGCGGTGCTGGAGCGGGCGCAGATCGTGGTCACTTTGCTGCCTGCGACCAAAGCCACGGACTGCATTCTGAACGAGCAAACGCTGGCCTGGTTGCCGCGTGGCGCGTCGCTTATCAACCCCGGGCGCGGCAGTTTGATTGACGATGACGCCTTGCTGGTGGCGCTGGACTCGGGGCAGGTCGCGCAGGCCACGCTGGACGTGTTTCGCACCGAACCCCTGCCGCAAGCGCACCCCTATTGGGCGCACCCGCGTGTCACGGTCACACCCCATATTGCCGCCGACACGCGCCCCGCAACGGCCGCGCGGCTGGTCGCCGAGAATGTGCGGCGGATGCTGGCGGGCGAGGAATTGTTGCACCGGGTTGATCGGCGCGCCGGATATTAG
- a CDS encoding metal ABC transporter permease: MMDDFMLRALIAGLLVAFAAGPLGCFVVWRRMAYFGDATSHAAILGVALALAFDVSIFAGTLTTALAMAVIVAALAGRGWAMDTTLGVLAHSALALGLVAVSFLPGVRVDLSVYLFGDILTVTTADLWVMAAGAALVVSLLVWRWEALLATTISEDLARSLGLNPARERLILTLALAITVAVGLKVVGALLIAAMLIIPPATARVFARSPEVMAVASVALAVVAVLAGLSASLTYDTPTGPSIVTAAAAFFAGVLGGGAALRGLRRVA; encoded by the coding sequence ATCATGGATGATTTCATGCTGCGCGCGCTGATCGCCGGGCTGTTGGTGGCCTTTGCCGCCGGGCCGCTGGGCTGCTTTGTCGTCTGGCGGCGCATGGCCTATTTCGGTGATGCCACCTCGCACGCGGCGATCCTTGGCGTGGCCCTGGCGCTGGCCTTTGACGTGTCGATCTTTGCCGGAACCCTGACCACGGCCTTGGCGATGGCGGTGATCGTCGCCGCACTGGCCGGGCGCGGCTGGGCGATGGACACCACTTTGGGCGTTCTGGCGCATTCCGCGCTGGCGTTGGGGTTGGTGGCGGTGTCGTTCCTGCCCGGTGTGCGCGTCGATCTGTCGGTCTATCTGTTCGGCGATATCCTGACCGTGACGACCGCCGATCTGTGGGTCATGGCGGCGGGGGCGGCGTTGGTTGTCAGTCTGCTGGTCTGGCGCTGGGAGGCGCTGCTGGCCACCACCATCAGCGAGGATCTGGCGCGCAGCCTTGGCCTGAACCCGGCCCGCGAGCGGTTGATCCTGACGCTGGCGCTGGCGATCACCGTGGCCGTGGGGCTCAAGGTGGTCGGGGCGTTGCTGATCGCCGCGATGCTGATCATTCCGCCCGCCACCGCCCGCGTTTTCGCCCGCTCGCCCGAGGTGATGGCCGTGGCCTCGGTTGCGCTGGCGGTTGTCGCGGTTCTGGCGGGGCTCTCCGCCTCGTTGACCTACGACACGCCGACCGGGCCCAGCATCGTCACCGCCGCCGCGGCGTTTTTTGCCGGGGTGCTGGGCGGTGGGGCGGCGCTGCGCGGGTTACGCCGCGTGGCCTAA
- a CDS encoding metal ABC transporter ATP-binding protein, translating to MTDELIRAEGLSVAYGRAAPVLRNINFTLKPGEIVTIVGPNGSGKSTLVRALLGMIAPAKGTVRRARGLRIGYVPQKLHLDPSLPLSVARFLRLDRKLTDAQVADLLARTGVPDLAKRELGTLSGGQFQRVLLARALAGAPQILVLDEPTQGLDQPGTAAFYRLIEDVRREIGCAVLSVSHDLHVVMSASDRVICLNGHICCEGAPSVVSNAPEYRALFGLGTGGALALYQHHHDHGADHPEHTHGEACDHDHG from the coding sequence ATGACCGACGAATTGATCCGGGCCGAGGGACTGAGCGTCGCCTATGGCCGCGCCGCACCCGTGTTGCGCAACATCAATTTCACCCTGAAACCCGGCGAGATCGTCACCATTGTCGGCCCCAATGGCTCGGGCAAATCAACCTTGGTGCGCGCGCTTCTGGGCATGATCGCCCCAGCCAAGGGCACCGTTCGGCGCGCGCGCGGGCTGCGCATCGGCTATGTCCCGCAAAAACTGCATCTGGACCCCAGCCTGCCCTTGTCGGTGGCGCGGTTCCTGCGGCTGGATCGCAAACTGACGGATGCCCAAGTCGCCGATCTTCTGGCGCGCACCGGGGTGCCGGATCTGGCAAAGCGCGAACTTGGCACCCTGTCGGGCGGCCAATTCCAGCGGGTTCTGCTGGCCCGCGCGCTGGCGGGCGCGCCGCAAATTCTGGTGCTGGATGAGCCGACGCAGGGCCTGGACCAACCCGGCACCGCCGCCTTTTATCGGCTGATCGAGGACGTGCGCCGCGAGATCGGCTGCGCGGTGCTCTCGGTCAGCCATGATCTGCATGTGGTGATGAGCGCCTCGGACCGGGTGATCTGCCTCAACGGCCATATTTGCTGCGAGGGCGCGCCCTCGGTGGTGTCGAACGCGCCGGAATATCGCGCGCTGTTTGGCCTTGGTACGGGCGGTGCGCTGGCGCTTTATCAGCACCACCACGACCACGGCGCGGACCACCCTGAACACACGCACGGCGAGGCTTGCGACCATGATCATGGATGA
- a CDS encoding zinc ABC transporter substrate-binding protein, whose amino-acid sequence MRAVPLFSLAVALCGMALVGNAQVPQVVADTPIAQSLTAQVMGDLATPSLLLAQGSDPHHAQLRPSQARALSRADLVIWTSADLSPWLAEVLGTLAPETVMELAAVAGTHHQPFQENALVRHDHDHVGRDPHLWLNPENARLWLGAIAAQLAVMDPDNAATYAENASAAQAQISVLSQDIAALLTPAQGVGLVMHHDAYGYFADAFDLTVLGSIASGDAVDPGAARIAALRAALAEVGAVCLFPEVNHADAYVALVAEGQGLRMGAPLDPAGVMLEPGPGLYAEVLRGLAQAIADCAQGD is encoded by the coding sequence ATGCGCGCTGTCCCTCTTTTTTCGCTGGCCGTGGCCCTGTGCGGCATGGCTCTGGTCGGCAACGCCCAAGTGCCGCAAGTGGTTGCCGATACACCGATTGCGCAATCCCTGACGGCGCAGGTCATGGGCGATCTGGCCACCCCAAGCCTGCTGCTGGCGCAAGGCAGCGACCCGCATCACGCGCAGTTGCGCCCCAGTCAGGCGCGCGCCCTGAGCCGGGCCGATCTGGTGATCTGGACCTCTGCCGACCTCAGCCCGTGGCTGGCCGAGGTTCTTGGCACTCTGGCCCCCGAGACGGTGATGGAACTGGCCGCGGTGGCGGGCACGCATCACCAACCGTTCCAGGAGAACGCGTTGGTACGCCATGACCACGACCATGTAGGCCGTGACCCGCATCTGTGGTTGAACCCGGAGAATGCGCGACTCTGGCTGGGCGCGATTGCTGCGCAACTGGCGGTGATGGACCCGGATAACGCCGCGACCTATGCCGAGAATGCCAGCGCCGCACAGGCGCAGATATCGGTCTTGAGCCAAGACATCGCCGCCCTTCTGACACCCGCCCAAGGCGTCGGGCTGGTCATGCATCACGATGCCTACGGGTATTTTGCCGACGCCTTTGATCTGACGGTCCTGGGCAGCATTGCCTCGGGCGACGCGGTTGATCCGGGCGCGGCGCGGATCGCCGCCCTGCGCGCGGCCCTGGCCGAGGTGGGCGCGGTGTGCCTCTTTCCCGAGGTCAACCACGCCGACGCCTATGTGGCGCTGGTCGCCGAGGGGCAAGGGCTGCGGATGGGGGCACCGCTGGACCCGGCGGGCGTGATGCTGGAACCCGGGCCGGGCCTGTATGCCGAGGTTTTGCGCGGGCTGGCGCAGGCAATCGCCGATTGCGCGCAGGGGGATTGA
- a CDS encoding SOS response-associated peptidase — protein MCGRFAITLPDEAMVNLFDAAPANDLPPVPRYNICPTDPVATVVSHEGARRYGPMRWGFLPRWYKHPTDGPLLFNARSETIAEKPAFAEAARRRRCLIPASGFYEWTKEGDARLPWFITRTDGAPMVFAGVWQAWNGPGGARVASCAIVTAAATGGMAALHDRVPVILEPDDWPLWLGEAGHGAARLMRPLDDGLLTFKRVSTQVNSNRAEGPELIEPIEAN, from the coding sequence ATGTGTGGACGTTTCGCGATAACCTTGCCCGACGAGGCGATGGTCAACCTGTTTGACGCGGCCCCGGCGAATGATCTGCCGCCGGTGCCACGATACAACATTTGCCCGACCGACCCGGTGGCAACGGTGGTCAGCCATGAGGGCGCGCGGCGCTACGGGCCGATGCGCTGGGGGTTCTTGCCGCGCTGGTACAAGCACCCGACAGATGGGCCGCTTCTGTTCAATGCCCGGTCCGAAACCATTGCCGAAAAGCCCGCCTTTGCCGAGGCGGCGCGGCGGCGGCGGTGTCTGATCCCGGCATCGGGGTTCTATGAATGGACCAAAGAGGGCGACGCGCGACTGCCGTGGTTCATCACCCGGACGGATGGCGCGCCGATGGTTTTTGCCGGGGTCTGGCAGGCGTGGAACGGGCCGGGGGGCGCGCGCGTGGCGTCCTGTGCGATTGTCACGGCGGCGGCGACCGGCGGAATGGCGGCGCTGCATGATCGCGTCCCGGTGATTCTGGAGCCCGATGACTGGCCGCTCTGGCTGGGCGAAGCCGGGCACGGGGCGGCGCGCTTGATGCGGCCGTTGGACGATGGATTGCTGACGTTCAAAAGGGTCTCGACACAGGTGAACTCCAACCGCGCCGAGGGGCCGGAGTTGATCGAGCCGATTGAAGCGAACTGA
- a CDS encoding 8-oxoguanine deaminase, which translates to MQTLIRNADVIVTLDATRRELHGASILIDDGAITALGPDLRAPEAEIIDATGCVVTPGLVNTHHHLYQTLTRAVPGGQDALLFGWLRTLYPIWARYTPQDFHISTQLGLAELALSGCTMSSDHLYLYPNGARLDDTIHAAKDVGIRFHATRGAMSIGESNGGLPPDRLVEDESAILDDCIRVVDTFHDARPNAMIRVGLAPCSPFSVSRELMRDAALLARDKGVMLHTHLAENDEDIAYSLAQFGCRPGQYAEDLGWTGADVWHAHCVKLDDSEIHLFAKSLTGVAHCPCSNCRLGSGIAPVRPMRDAGVRVGLGVDGSASNDAGDLMNEARMALLMQRVARGADAMSAREALEIATLGGATVLGRADVLGSLEAGKRADIAIWDVTRLQTAGSWDPVAALVLCGPHRVKHLLVEGRQVVRDGQLTGLDTKTLAADARRATARLMG; encoded by the coding sequence ATGCAAACGCTGATCCGCAATGCCGATGTCATCGTCACCCTGGATGCCACCCGGCGCGAACTCCACGGCGCCTCGATCCTGATCGACGACGGCGCGATCACCGCCCTCGGCCCCGACCTGCGCGCCCCCGAGGCCGAGATCATCGACGCCACCGGCTGCGTCGTCACGCCGGGCCTCGTGAACACCCATCACCACCTCTATCAGACGCTGACGCGCGCGGTGCCCGGCGGGCAGGACGCGCTGCTGTTTGGCTGGTTGCGCACGCTGTATCCGATCTGGGCGCGCTACACGCCGCAGGATTTCCACATCTCGACGCAACTGGGCCTCGCGGAATTGGCGCTGTCGGGCTGCACGATGTCGTCCGACCACCTGTATCTTTATCCCAACGGCGCAAGACTCGACGACACGATCCATGCCGCCAAAGACGTCGGCATCCGTTTTCACGCCACCCGCGGCGCGATGAGCATCGGCGAATCGAACGGCGGATTGCCGCCCGATCGCCTTGTCGAGGACGAATCCGCCATTCTCGACGACTGCATCCGCGTGGTGGATACCTTCCACGACGCCCGCCCCAACGCCATGATCCGCGTGGGCCTCGCCCCCTGTTCGCCGTTTTCCGTCAGCCGCGAGTTGATGCGCGACGCCGCCCTGCTGGCCCGCGACAAGGGCGTCATGCTGCACACCCATCTGGCCGAGAACGACGAGGATATCGCCTATTCCCTGGCGCAATTCGGCTGCCGCCCCGGCCAATACGCCGAGGATCTGGGCTGGACCGGTGCCGATGTCTGGCACGCGCATTGCGTGAAACTCGACGACAGCGAAATTCACCTGTTCGCCAAATCCCTGACCGGCGTGGCGCATTGCCCGTGTTCCAACTGTCGCCTTGGCTCGGGCATCGCGCCCGTGCGCCCGATGCGCGACGCGGGCGTGCGGGTTGGGCTGGGCGTCGATGGCTCGGCCAGCAATGACGCGGGAGACCTGATGAACGAGGCCCGCATGGCGCTGCTGATGCAGCGCGTCGCCCGCGGCGCCGACGCCATGTCCGCCCGCGAAGCGCTGGAAATCGCCACGCTGGGCGGTGCCACGGTGCTGGGCCGCGCCGATGTCTTGGGCTCGTTGGAGGCGGGAAAACGCGCCGATATCGCCATCTGGGACGTGACCAGGCTGCAAACGGCGGGGTCGTGGGACCCGGTCGCCGCCCTCGTGCTCTGCGGGCCGCACCGCGTGAAACACCTGCTGGTCGAGGGTCGCCAAGTCGTGCGCGATGGCCAGTTGACCGGCCTCGACACAAAGACCCTCGCCGCCGACGCCCGCCGCGCCACCGCTCGCTTGATGGGTTGA
- a CDS encoding nucleobase:cation symporter-2 family protein: MANSSIGTPEQLRDPNYTPPIGTAIPLGIQHVLAMFVSNVTPAIIICGAAGIGFGSDQGALGFPDMTYMIQMSILFAGVATLFQTIGFGPVGARLPIVQGTSFAFIPIMIPAVAGMGTAGLPGLMVGVMLGGVFHFCLGFFIGKIRFALPPLVTGLIVLMIGLALVRVGIQYSAGGVPLMGTDAFGSLEKWFPALVVVVVTLAIKFFTRGFTAVAAVLLGIIAGYIVAYLMGQVSFANLGRAGWFNIPTPFHWGFELNWAIVIGMCFMAIVSAIETVGDTSGITKGGAGREATDKEITGATFADGLGTAISGIFGALPNTSFSQNVGLVAMTGVMSRHVVTIGALFLIACGLVPKVGAIINTVPINVLGGGVIVMFGMVCASGISMLSDVNWNKRNMVIFAVSLSIGLGLQLEPSALQHLPTTLQILLTSGLLPAAALAVILNLLLPEHLSDEATEEVSGGMSGHGQGSLPPRD; encoded by the coding sequence ATGGCCAATTCAAGCATCGGGACGCCAGAACAGCTGCGCGACCCGAATTATACACCCCCCATCGGCACCGCAATTCCGCTGGGTATTCAACATGTGCTGGCGATGTTCGTCTCGAACGTGACACCGGCGATCATCATCTGTGGCGCGGCCGGCATCGGCTTCGGCTCGGATCAGGGGGCCCTCGGCTTCCCGGACATGACCTACATGATCCAGATGTCGATCCTCTTTGCCGGCGTCGCCACATTGTTTCAAACCATCGGCTTCGGCCCGGTTGGTGCGCGCCTGCCGATCGTTCAGGGTACGTCCTTTGCCTTCATCCCGATCATGATTCCGGCCGTTGCCGGGATGGGCACAGCCGGGCTTCCGGGCCTGATGGTCGGTGTCATGCTGGGCGGCGTGTTCCACTTCTGCCTTGGCTTCTTCATCGGGAAAATCCGCTTTGCCCTGCCGCCGCTGGTCACCGGCCTGATCGTGCTGATGATCGGTCTGGCGCTGGTCAGGGTCGGCATCCAGTACTCGGCAGGGGGTGTACCCTTGATGGGCACCGATGCCTTTGGCAGCCTGGAAAAATGGTTCCCGGCGCTGGTCGTGGTTGTTGTCACGCTGGCCATCAAGTTCTTCACCCGCGGCTTTACCGCCGTGGCGGCGGTGCTGCTGGGCATCATCGCGGGCTACATCGTGGCCTATCTGATGGGACAGGTCAGCTTTGCCAACCTCGGCCGCGCGGGCTGGTTCAACATTCCAACCCCGTTCCACTGGGGATTCGAGCTGAACTGGGCGATCGTCATCGGCATGTGTTTCATGGCGATCGTGTCGGCGATTGAAACCGTGGGCGATACCTCGGGGATTACCAAAGGTGGTGCCGGTCGTGAAGCGACCGACAAGGAAATTACCGGCGCGACCTTTGCCGACGGTCTGGGCACGGCGATCTCGGGCATCTTCGGCGCGCTGCCAAACACCTCGTTCAGCCAGAACGTCGGTCTGGTCGCCATGACCGGCGTGATGAGCCGCCATGTGGTGACCATCGGTGCCCTCTTCCTGATCGCCTGTGGTCTGGTTCCCAAAGTGGGCGCGATCATCAACACCGTGCCGATCAACGTGCTCGGCGGCGGCGTGATCGTGATGTTCGGCATGGTCTGTGCCTCGGGTATCTCGATGCTCTCGGACGTAAACTGGAACAAGCGCAACATGGTGATCTTTGCCGTGTCGCTGTCGATCGGTCTGGGCCTGCAGCTTGAACCCTCGGCGCTGCAACACCTGCCGACCACGCTGCAGATCCTGCTGACCTCGGGTCTGCTGCCTGCGGCGGCGCTGGCGGTGATCCTGAACCTGCTCTTGCCCGAACACCTCAGCGATGAGGCGACCGAAGAAGTCTCGGGCGGGATGTCCGGTCACGGGCAGGGCAGCTTGCCGCCCAGAGACTGA
- a CDS encoding ureidoglycolate lyase has protein sequence MTRLLNTEPLTAAAFAPFGDVLECTGTPDKMINQGLCARHHDRARLDFGPDARGGISMFNAEPRALPYVLDMVERHPDGSQAFIPLHGHPFLVIVAPDEGGTPGTPRAFVTNGMQAINLLRNTWHGVLTPLAAPGLFACVDRIGATPNLEEYWFEAVWTVADPKDPGQPGA, from the coding sequence ATGACGCGCCTCCTCAACACCGAGCCCTTGACCGCCGCGGCCTTTGCGCCCTTTGGCGATGTCCTCGAGTGCACCGGCACGCCCGACAAAATGATCAATCAGGGCCTGTGCGCGCGCCACCACGACCGCGCGCGGCTCGATTTCGGCCCCGATGCCCGTGGCGGGATCTCGATGTTCAACGCCGAACCGCGCGCGCTGCCCTATGTGCTTGATATGGTCGAGCGCCACCCGGACGGCTCGCAAGCCTTCATCCCGCTGCACGGTCACCCGTTTCTGGTGATCGTCGCACCCGATGAGGGCGGCACGCCCGGCACCCCGCGCGCATTCGTGACCAACGGGATGCAAGCGATCAATCTTCTGCGCAACACCTGGCATGGCGTGCTGACGCCTTTGGCAGCCCCCGGGCTGTTTGCCTGCGTGGACCGCATCGGCGCCACGCCGAACCTCGAAGAATACTGGTTTGAGGCTGTCTGGACAGTCGCAGACCCCAAAGACCCGGGTCAACCGGGCGCTTGA